One segment of Variovorax sp. PAMC28562 DNA contains the following:
- a CDS encoding Dyp-type peroxidase: protein MPIHLTKPLAWKKADSDELKLLQALQGNILKGHGRESTADIFFKFGPAAKDSKRMLRDLANFHVVSAHRQLLDAEKFKASKKCDGGGPFVHLALSFTGYQALGLAASAPTDTDFRGGMKAAGSISALADPAVTTWETPFQGDIHGMVLAADETEGKTAALAAKVKGLIEDAGGTIVHVQHGRALKNARGDGIENFGYVDGRSQPLMLQEDIDAETSATGSSRWDPGFPLKLALVDDPGVTDTFSFGSFFVFRKLEQDVRGFKTREQEIADVLELEGEDRELAGAMIVGRFEDGTPVTLSKDARGDDPPNNFNYDGDAGARCPFHGHIRKTNPRGSGNAETPALERMHLMARRGIPYEDVKRDVHPSELPDSGSLAEFTADVAPSLPTGGVGLLFMAYNHKIGDQFKFTQQTWVNLTQFPLQPGSPHGIDPVIGQGTNNPGDQKLPKTWDDTAEGFANNAPFAGFVKMKGGEYFFSPSLTFLKNL, encoded by the coding sequence ATGCCGATTCATCTGACCAAACCGCTCGCCTGGAAAAAGGCCGACTCGGACGAGCTCAAGTTGCTGCAGGCCCTGCAGGGCAATATCCTCAAGGGCCACGGACGAGAGTCGACTGCCGATATCTTCTTCAAGTTCGGCCCGGCAGCAAAAGACTCGAAACGCATGCTGCGCGACCTCGCGAACTTTCATGTCGTCAGCGCCCATCGGCAATTGCTCGACGCGGAAAAATTCAAGGCGAGCAAGAAGTGCGACGGCGGTGGTCCGTTCGTGCACCTGGCGCTGAGCTTTACCGGCTACCAGGCGCTCGGCCTTGCCGCGAGCGCCCCGACCGACACAGATTTCCGCGGCGGCATGAAGGCTGCCGGCAGCATTTCAGCGCTTGCCGACCCGGCCGTCACCACTTGGGAAACGCCGTTCCAGGGCGATATCCATGGCATGGTGCTCGCAGCCGACGAAACGGAGGGCAAGACGGCCGCACTGGCCGCAAAGGTCAAAGGGCTCATCGAAGACGCGGGCGGCACCATCGTCCACGTCCAGCATGGCCGCGCCCTGAAGAATGCGCGCGGGGACGGCATTGAAAACTTCGGGTACGTCGACGGCCGCAGCCAACCCCTGATGCTGCAGGAAGACATCGACGCCGAGACCTCCGCCACCGGCTCATCGCGCTGGGACCCGGGCTTTCCGCTCAAGCTGGCGCTGGTCGACGACCCCGGCGTGACCGACACGTTCTCCTTCGGCAGCTTCTTCGTATTCCGCAAACTCGAACAGGACGTGCGCGGATTCAAGACGCGAGAGCAGGAGATTGCGGACGTGCTGGAGCTCGAAGGCGAGGACCGTGAACTCGCCGGCGCGATGATCGTCGGCCGCTTCGAAGACGGCACGCCAGTGACGCTCTCCAAAGACGCACGGGGCGACGACCCGCCGAATAACTTCAACTACGACGGCGATGCCGGCGCGCGTTGCCCGTTTCATGGTCACATCCGCAAGACCAACCCGCGCGGCAGCGGCAACGCCGAGACGCCGGCGCTCGAACGCATGCACCTGATGGCGCGACGCGGCATTCCGTACGAAGACGTCAAACGCGATGTGCATCCGTCGGAGCTGCCCGATTCCGGCAGCCTGGCCGAGTTCACCGCCGACGTGGCGCCCTCGTTGCCGACAGGTGGCGTGGGCCTCCTGTTCATGGCCTACAACCACAAGATTGGCGACCAGTTCAAATTCACCCAGCAAACCTGGGTCAACCTCACGCAGTTTCCGCTGCAGCCCGGCAGCCCGCACGGTATCGATCCGGTCATCGGCCAAGGAACCAACAATCCGGGCGACCAAAAGCTGCCCAAGACCTGGGACGACACAGCGGAAGGCTTTGCCAACAATGCGCCGTTCGCAGGTTTCGTGAAAATGAAAGGCGGCGAGTACTTTTTTTCGCCCAGCCTGACCTTCCTGAAGAACCTCTAG